A stretch of Candidatus Deferrimicrobium sp. DNA encodes these proteins:
- the mazG gene encoding nucleoside triphosphate pyrophosphohydrolase — protein MDEFRKLVEIMARLRANGGCEWDRAQTHETLRQYLVEETHEVIDAIRGGNPDSLCEELGDLLLQILFHAQIASENGQFTITDVIASISEKMVRRHPHVFGDATADSPEAVSRQWDHIKKTIENRSHESIIGGIPKEFPSLLRAAKMSKKAARAGFDWERTEQVMGKVEEEFSELKEAMAEGDPRHIEHELGDVLFSLVNLARFLGLNAEVAMVSVNERFERRFREMEKIALETGCSIENADMPTLDRLWEMAKKSTT, from the coding sequence GTGGACGAATTCCGCAAACTGGTAGAGATCATGGCCCGCCTTCGCGCGAACGGCGGCTGCGAGTGGGACCGCGCCCAGACCCACGAAACGCTTCGACAATATCTCGTGGAAGAGACGCACGAGGTGATCGACGCGATCCGTGGAGGCAACCCGGATTCCCTGTGCGAAGAACTGGGGGACCTTCTCCTGCAAATTCTTTTCCACGCTCAGATCGCTTCCGAAAACGGGCAGTTCACCATCACCGACGTGATCGCATCCATCTCGGAAAAGATGGTTCGCCGGCACCCCCACGTCTTCGGGGACGCGACCGCCGACTCGCCGGAAGCGGTGTCACGGCAGTGGGATCACATCAAGAAGACGATCGAGAATCGTTCCCATGAATCGATCATCGGAGGGATCCCGAAAGAATTTCCCTCCCTTCTTCGAGCGGCGAAGATGTCAAAAAAAGCGGCGAGGGCGGGGTTCGACTGGGAGCGGACGGAGCAGGTGATGGGAAAGGTCGAGGAGGAGTTCTCCGAACTGAAAGAGGCGATGGCAGAGGGGGATCCGCGCCACATAGAGCACGAACTCGGCGATGTCCTCTTCTCCCTGGTGAATCTGGCCCGTTTCCTCGGCCTGAACGCCGAGGTGGCGATGGTGTCCGTCAACGAGCGATTCGAACGCCGGTTCCGGGAAATGGAAAAAATCGCTTTGGAAACGGGATGTTCGATAGAGAATGCCGATATGCCGACCCTCGATCGTCTCTGGGAGATGGCGAAGAAATCGACCACCTGA
- the rpsT gene encoding 30S ribosomal protein S20, with amino-acid sequence MARIKSGIKRHKQSLKARARNRHVRSTVKTAVKEVRSEIAEGSVEKCADLLRKATSVLERAGSKGVLHKKTASRKVSRLAKAVHKATKK; translated from the coding sequence TTGGCAAGGATCAAGTCCGGCATCAAACGTCACAAGCAGAGCCTGAAAGCCAGGGCGCGCAACCGCCACGTCCGCTCCACCGTGAAGACCGCCGTCAAGGAAGTTCGGTCCGAAATCGCCGAGGGATCAGTGGAGAAGTGCGCCGACCTGCTGCGAAAAGCCACGTCCGTCCTCGAGCGCGCCGGGTCGAAGGGCGTTCTCCACAAGAAGACCGCGTCCCGCAAGGTCTCACGCCTGGCGAAGGCCGTCCACAAGGCGACGAAGAAGTAA